Proteins from a genomic interval of Taeniopygia guttata chromosome 35, bTaeGut7.mat, whole genome shotgun sequence:
- the LOC140681352 gene encoding TOG array regulator of axonemal microtubules protein 2-like, giving the protein MKEFSHQWSQLSGQALLDVAECIAELVEWVYARSPEVVQRYALPVLWSFLDNKALPVRSANIRTVATKLALALYEAMGNKLKKCAASKPPHMRENLSNILYW; this is encoded by the exons ATGAAAGAGTTCAGCCACCAATGGAGCCAACTGAGTGGCCAAGCTCTGCTGGATGTCGCAGAGTGTATCGCAG AGCTCGTGGAGTGGGTTTATGCCAGGAGCCCTGAAGTCGTCCAGCGCTATGCCCTGCCCGTGCTCTGGTCCTTCCTGGACAACAAAGCGCTGCCTGTCCGCAGTGCCAACATCCGCACGGTGGCCACCAAGCTTGCCCTGGCCCTCTACGAGGCGATGGGCAACAAGCTGAAGAAATGTGCAGCCAGCAAGCCTCCACACATGCGGGAGAACCTCTCCAACATTTTGTACTGGTGA